CTGGTGTTTTTTGTATTGAAACTGAAAGAGAATGAAGCGCACTTTCATATGAAGAACAGTCAAGCACAATAGTTTTCATATTTTTCCTCATAATTATTCAGAAGACATAGTTAATATTTCGATTGTATTCACCGACTAATTGATCAAGCAGTATTATGAAATGTACTTTTTGCCCAGTACTCAAAACTTTTATTGCCCTTCAAGCGTTATGAAGGGCTTTCGCTAATATGGATGGCAATGTACCCATCCTACTACCTTCCCTAAGATCATCAGGTTCTCATTAGTCATCAATATTTCTTCGGTTGAGTAACGGGAGTTTTCACTATGAATGAATATCTTCTGTTCCCCGGATCTGAATTCCAGGCGTTTGACTTTCAGATCACCGTACAGGGAAATAACATATATCCCATTCTCACTGATATGATGCTGCGCAAAGAGAACCATGTCACCTTCGAAAATCTGCACCCCGGTCATAGAATCACCTTTGACCGATACCGCAACCAATGAAGTAGGATCTATACCCCTTGCCATTCTCTCCAGAATGCGCACGTAGCCGATATATTCGGAAGGTGGTAGGAATTCTTGTCCTGGGCCAGCGGAAACTCTCTGGGGGGCAATAGGGACTAGAAGGGTTGGCTCTTCATTGTAATGGGGGATAAAGGTTCTTCCATTCGGAGACTGAATCGGTTCAACTGGTTTTTCTTTTGCAAAATCATCATCAGGAAGAGTAATTTCTTCTCCCGTGATTAAAAACTCTGTTGTTGTCAAAAAAAGCTGTGCAATCAAGAGACAAATATCACCGGTTGGGATGTATTTCCTTCTCTTCCAATCCTCAACAGTTCT
The sequence above is a segment of the Sphaerochaeta pleomorpha str. Grapes genome. Coding sequences within it:
- a CDS encoding LexA family transcriptional regulator, giving the protein MNKFWDRVDSLRELQGISQNRFAEKIGKSLRTVEDWKRRKYIPTGDICLLIAQLFLTTTEFLITGEEITLPDDDFAKEKPVEPIQSPNGRTFIPHYNEEPTLLVPIAPQRVSAGPGQEFLPPSEYIGYVRILERMARGIDPTSLVAVSVKGDSMTGVQIFEGDMVLFAQHHISENGIYVISLYGDLKVKRLEFRSGEQKIFIHSENSRYSTEEILMTNENLMILGKVVGWVHCHPY